Genomic segment of Gavia stellata isolate bGavSte3 chromosome 10, bGavSte3.hap2, whole genome shotgun sequence:
TGCACAATTTCCATGTGGCACCATGGGGCCGGCAGGACACGGCACGTCTGTGTCTTCCCCGGCCAGGACGTGCGGCTCTTTACCCAGCTCCACCTCCGCATCCTGGACGCCACCACCAACCAGACCAAGTACTGGCGGGAGCTCAGTGTGGACGCAGTGGGTGAGTGCCTCCCGACGGGCAATACCCGTGCAACACAAGGACAGTCCCTGGACCCCCGCCCTTCTGCCCACCGTGGGGGCTAGCAGCACCCTGTGCTCTGCATGCTGGGCATGGAAGCAGCCCTTGGGGGGACCATCGGATGTCCTCCAGCAGGACCAGGGGGTGCCCAGATGGCGGCTGCCACAGGAGGGCAAATGCACTGGCACATTCCCCTCAGGTCTCATCGCCCCCCCAGTGAACATCACGGCCcactgggctggggctgcagggcagctctgcGTGTCGTGGCAGCCACCACTCGCCGACTACCTGAATTTCTTCCTCTATGAGGTGCGGTGCTGCCCTGCTAGCTCCCCAGAGATGCTCTGCAGCACCGCGTTGGACCCCAGTGGGCAGCGCCCTGGGAACCCCTCCATCCATCCAGCCATCAGCACCCATGCACCCACAGCTGGGGCAGTCGCAGcctccctgggagcagggcaggtaCACAGAGGGGccagggatgggcagggggaTTCAAGGACcacagcagctctccagcctgacTCCTCTCCTGCAGGGGCTGGTCCAGGCTAACACCTGGGTGGTCCTCCGGGACCTGCGGCCGGGAGTGAGGTACCACATCCAGGTGCGCACCAAGCCCGACGGCACCTCCATGGACGGCGTCTGGGGACCCTGGTCACAGGCAGTGGCTGCAGAGACACCCCGCTCCTCTGGTGAGCGgccatccctgctgctggcatgGCAGGGAGGCAcccacacctggggctgccaggGATGGGAGTCCTGGGGTAGGTGAGGTGCAGCACCCAGGTTTTGCAGGGCCGGGGGTaagcagccccctccctgccctggctctTGCCTGCCCAGGAGAGAtcgggctgtgctgcagcacccCTGACCTGCAACATGTGCACTGCAAGTGGAGCTGGGACCCCGCAGAGCCCCACAGCTCCCACCAGCTCTTCTACCAGGCACCTCCGAGCGGGGCTGGCAGAAGGTAAGGGGAATGGCAGGGACATGGCACTCAGGTGGAGGGGCAGCACATCCCAGGGaccaccagctctgctcagcatcCTACATCCCACACTGTGCCACCTGGCTCtgtgccctgccctgccctgccccaccaccatCGACTTCCCACCTTCCCACCACCACTTGGGGCCACACCGCCCCTCCGACTACGGGCAGCACTGGCTTTCCTGGGCAAATGTCGGAGGAGCAAGGCAGCGctggctgtggggacagggtggcCCCGGAGCAGGGCTGGTAGCAGGCAAGGGGAGTGGGGCCACCACGGTGGGGCTGGCTGGCTCTCCACTCCTCTCGCAGGGATGTCGCATGGCAGCAGTGCAAGGAGACAAGTGTGGGGGCACAGGGCACCCACTCCTGCACCTtccagcccagggctggcagTGCCATCTCCGTCCTGGTGAACATCACCCGGCCCCACGCGCCACCCACGCTCAGCTACTTCAAGGAGCCCTTCTGGCTGCACCAGTCTGGTAAGTCCCACCACCACCGCAGGCCCTGCCTTTGCCCGGCTGGTGGGGGACGCAGCATCCCACGTCCTGTTCCATGGCAGCAACACGTCCCTGTCCCCAACAGTGCTCACAGATGCCCCGCAGCTCGTGCAGGCGACAGTGTCTCAGGGCCGGCTGAGCCTGCAGTGGCTGCCGCCCTTGGaggtgctggcagagcagctggaCTACCAGGTGCGCTACACCAAGGAAAACAGCCATGACTGGAAGGTAAGGCACAGACGGGGGTCCCCCAAGCAGCCCACCTTGGCTGCTGGTACGTGGCCCACGTGGGGTCAGGCAGGACAAacctgcaccccagcactgcccctcGGCCGCCATTGTCTCCAGCTCGGCTCAGCTCTGCCCCGCAGGTCCTGCAGGTCCCACGGGCAGCCAGGAAAGAAGTCCTGGATCTACAGCCAGGTGCCCGCTACCATGCCCAGGTGCGGGCCCAGCCCAGCGGGCCGTGGTACCAGGGTAGCTGGAGCGCCTGGTCCAAACCTGTCGTGGTTGACGCCATGGCCGATGCAGGTaagggatggggcaggagcagaggctgcagccagaGGAGCCACACAGCCAAGGGCAGGAGACCGAGGGTGCTGGacaggggatggggagcaccGGGCAGAGGGTGACAGGGCTGCGAAGGGCTCTGTGGTGGTGGGTGTCGTGAGGGCTACAGTTGGAGTGCTCCTCCTTCAACACAGGTTGGATCATCCCCAGCGTTACAGTCGTGCCGCTGCTCTTCACAGGAGTGCTCCTGGGACTGCGGTgcaccttcccctccctctaCAGGTAAGGGCTGTGCCTGGGGCAGGTGAGGGGGGGGTCCAGCACCAGGCCTGGGCACCCTGCCCAGGGGCGTCAGGGCACCCCGGGGCCGGGGTTTGCCTTTGAtgcctccttcccctcacccaGCAACGTGAAGCAGAAGCTCTGGCCCCCGGTCCCCGACCTGCACCGCACACTGGGCAGCTTCCTCCACGACAGCGGCAAGCACGGCCAGGTgagggggccggggctgggcccgccgg
This window contains:
- the MPL gene encoding thrombopoietin receptor, which codes for MAAGLRRGWLLSLLPAVLLSLCSPPSLCTPEPVTAQDAALLVGVPEDILCFSRSFEDLTCFWDEEEAASGICHFYYWYSRDVPTACTISMWHHGAGRTRHVCVFPGQDVRLFTQLHLRILDATTNQTKYWRELSVDAVGLIAPPVNITAHWAGAAGQLCVSWQPPLADYLNFFLYEVRCCPASSPEMLCSTALDPSGQRPGNPSIHPAISTHAPTAGAVAASLGAGQGLVQANTWVVLRDLRPGVRYHIQVRTKPDGTSMDGVWGPWSQAVAAETPRSSGEIGLCCSTPDLQHVHCKWSWDPAEPHSSHQLFYQAPPSGAGRRDVAWQQCKETSVGAQGTHSCTFQPRAGSAISVLVNITRPHAPPTLSYFKEPFWLHQSVLTDAPQLVQATVSQGRLSLQWLPPLEVLAEQLDYQVRYTKENSHDWKVLQVPRAARKEVLDLQPGARYHAQVRAQPSGPWYQGSWSAWSKPVVVDAMADAGWIIPSVTVVPLLFTGVLLGLRCTFPSLYSNVKQKLWPPVPDLHRTLGSFLHDSGKHGQGNAFYKQPPEEAVLPCLLEVLPGPRGEAGAPPPPPEHAAGRLPSTDIANQSYLLMSGWEPRGPP